In a single window of the Rattus norvegicus strain BN/NHsdMcwi chromosome 6, GRCr8, whole genome shotgun sequence genome:
- the LOC134479442 gene encoding M-phase phosphoprotein 6-like: MTSEQKTKLSTNLLRMKFMQRGLDSENQKQLEEEEWKTIRDEHWYLDLPELKEKESFIIEEQSFSLCEDLFYGRMPFRGFNPEVEKFVLQINSRNRVAAAEEEETVEADVSEEEMARRYETLEGTIGKMFAKNRD, from the coding sequence ATGACGTCGGAGCAGAAGACGAAGTTATCCACAAACCTGCTGCGCATGAAGTTCATGCAGAGGGGCCTGGACTCGGAAAACCAGAAACAGCTAGAAGAGGAGGAATGGAAGACGATCAGGGATGAGCACTGGTACCTGGATTTGCCGGAGTTGAAGGAGAAGGAGAGCTTCATCATAGAAGAGCAGAGCTTCTCCCTGTGTGAAGACCTTTTCTATGGAAGGATGCCTTTCAGAGGCTTTAATCCTGAAGTTGAGAAGTTCGTGCTTCAGATTAATTCCAGGAACAGAGTGGCGgcggcagaagaggaggagactgtagAGGCTGACGTGTCGGAGGAAGAAATGGCAAGAAGATATGAGACTTTGGAGGGAACAATTGGGAAAATGTTTGCCAAGAATAGGGACTGA